In Arthrobacter citreus, a single genomic region encodes these proteins:
- the uvrA gene encoding excinuclease ABC subunit UvrA, translating to MNEIIIKGARAHNLKNIDVTIPRNQLVVVTGLSGSGKSSLAFDTIYAEGQRRYVESLSAYARQFLGQMDKPDVDSIEGLSPAISIDQKTTSRNPRSTVGTVTEIYDYLRLLYARIGTPICPNHGIEITSQTVEQMVDRVMEYPERTKIQVLAPVISGRKGTHVKVFEDIKKQGFVRVRVDGELYDVSDEIELEKNKKHSIEVVIDRIVVKDGVATRLADSLETALKLGEGRVIIDVIGEEELLFSEHHACPICGFSIGELEPRMFSFNSPFGACHSCDGLGTKLEVDLSLVIPNEELTLRENAIAPWESISSMYYPQLLESVCNHYGINMDIPFKDIPKDQQDKILYGSNGEQIYFKYDNEQGHVREAMIQFEGVISNVERRYKETSSDFIREQMEKYMAQQNCPTCKGHRLRQEALAVFIGGLHVGEVTRMSVKEGFDFFRTLELTPKQEQIANLILREISERIGFLVNVGLDYLTLNRAAGTLSGGEAQRIRLATQIGSRLTGVLYILDEPSIGLHQRDNDRLISTLLNMRDIGNTLIVVEHDEDTMLAADYLIDIGPGAGIHGGQVISQGTPSEVMHDKNSLTGKYLSGEKFIPVPLERRKGDGRQIKIVGAKENNLKNVSTSFPLGTFVAVTGVSGSGKSTLINEILYKSLAQKLNGTKVRPGEHKEIKGIEQLEKVIDIDQSPIGRTPRSNPATYTGVFDDIRDVYAATNESKVRGYKKGRFSFNVKGGRCEACRGDGIIKIEMHFLPDVYVPCEVCHGKRYNRETLEVKYKDKSISEVLNMTVEDAVSFFENIPKIKRKLQTLFDVGLGYITLGQPATTLSGGEAQRVKLASELHKRTNGKTLYILDEPTTGLHVDDIARLLVVLQRLVDNGDTVLVIEHNLDVIKAADHLIDLGPEGGDKGGTIVATGTPEQLCKVEASHTGKYLKVVLERDKARMEKRMALMES from the coding sequence ATGAATGAAATTATTATTAAAGGAGCCAGAGCGCATAACTTAAAAAATATCGATGTAACGATCCCTCGTAATCAATTAGTTGTTGTGACTGGTTTATCTGGATCAGGTAAGTCCTCTCTAGCATTTGATACGATTTATGCTGAAGGTCAACGCAGATATGTGGAATCACTATCTGCCTATGCTCGTCAATTTTTAGGACAAATGGATAAGCCGGATGTTGATTCAATTGAAGGATTATCACCAGCGATTTCGATTGATCAGAAAACTACAAGCCGAAATCCACGTTCGACAGTTGGTACGGTAACAGAGATTTACGATTATTTGCGTCTTTTATATGCTCGAATTGGTACGCCAATTTGTCCGAATCATGGCATCGAAATTACTTCTCAAACAGTGGAACAAATGGTAGACCGTGTAATGGAATATCCTGAACGTACGAAAATCCAAGTACTTGCTCCTGTGATATCTGGTCGTAAAGGTACACATGTAAAAGTGTTTGAAGATATTAAAAAGCAAGGTTTTGTTCGTGTTCGAGTTGATGGTGAGCTATACGATGTATCTGATGAAATAGAATTAGAGAAAAATAAGAAGCACTCTATTGAAGTTGTAATTGACCGTATAGTTGTAAAAGATGGAGTAGCTACGCGTTTAGCTGATTCTCTTGAAACGGCATTGAAACTAGGTGAAGGTCGAGTAATTATAGATGTTATTGGTGAAGAAGAGCTACTTTTTAGCGAACACCATGCATGTCCTATTTGCGGTTTCTCGATTGGAGAGTTAGAACCGCGAATGTTCTCGTTTAACAGCCCATTTGGTGCTTGTCATTCATGTGATGGATTAGGGACCAAATTAGAAGTTGATTTAAGTTTAGTAATCCCAAATGAGGAATTGACGCTTAGAGAGAATGCGATTGCCCCATGGGAATCAATTAGCTCAATGTATTATCCTCAGTTGCTTGAAAGTGTATGTAATCATTATGGAATTAATATGGATATTCCATTTAAAGACATTCCAAAAGATCAACAAGATAAAATTCTTTATGGTAGTAATGGAGAACAAATTTATTTTAAATATGATAATGAACAAGGTCATGTGCGTGAAGCGATGATTCAATTTGAAGGTGTTATTTCAAATGTTGAAAGACGTTATAAGGAAACTTCTTCAGATTTTATTCGTGAGCAAATGGAAAAATACATGGCCCAACAAAATTGTCCAACTTGTAAAGGACATCGTTTAAGACAAGAAGCTCTTGCAGTATTTATCGGTGGTTTACATGTTGGCGAAGTAACTCGAATGTCAGTTAAGGAAGGGTTCGACTTCTTTAGGACACTTGAATTGACTCCAAAGCAGGAACAAATAGCAAATCTAATTCTTCGAGAAATTAGTGAGCGTATCGGCTTTTTAGTTAATGTAGGTTTAGATTATTTAACACTGAACCGAGCGGCAGGTACTTTATCAGGTGGAGAAGCTCAACGAATTCGTTTGGCGACTCAAATTGGATCGAGATTAACAGGCGTATTATATATTTTAGATGAACCGTCAATCGGACTACACCAACGTGATAATGATCGATTAATCTCAACATTATTAAATATGAGAGATATCGGAAATACATTAATAGTTGTTGAACATGATGAAGATACAATGTTAGCAGCAGATTATTTAATTGATATCGGACCAGGAGCTGGTATTCACGGTGGGCAGGTCATTTCACAAGGTACTCCAAGTGAAGTAATGCATGATAAAAACTCGTTAACTGGAAAGTATTTATCCGGTGAGAAGTTTATTCCAGTTCCGCTAGAACGTAGAAAAGGTGACGGACGTCAAATAAAGATTGTTGGAGCAAAAGAAAACAATTTAAAAAATGTATCGACTTCCTTCCCATTAGGTACATTCGTTGCTGTAACAGGAGTGTCAGGTTCAGGAAAAAGTACATTAATTAATGAAATTTTATATAAATCATTAGCTCAAAAGTTAAATGGTACAAAAGTGCGTCCAGGTGAGCATAAAGAGATTAAAGGGATTGAGCAATTAGAAAAGGTTATTGATATTGATCAATCACCAATTGGTCGTACTCCACGTTCAAATCCTGCTACTTATACTGGCGTATTTGATGATATACGTGATGTGTACGCAGCTACGAATGAGTCGAAGGTACGTGGTTATAAAAAAGGTCGCTTTAGCTTTAACGTTAAAGGCGGTAGATGTGAAGCTTGTCGTGGCGATGGGATTATTAAAATAGAAATGCATTTCTTACCTGATGTATATGTACCGTGCGAAGTTTGTCATGGTAAACGATATAATAGAGAAACTTTAGAAGTTAAATATAAAGATAAATCAATCTCAGAAGTTTTAAATATGACTGTTGAGGATGCGGTTTCATTCTTTGAAAATATTCCAAAGATTAAACGTAAACTTCAAACGTTATTTGATGTAGGTTTAGGATATATTACATTAGGTCAACCTGCTACGACTTTATCAGGTGGGGAAGCTCAGCGTGTAAAACTAGCTTCTGAGCTTCATAAACGTACAAACGGAAAGACTTTATATATATTAGATGAACCTACTACTGGACTTCATGTTGATGATATCGCTCGATTATTAGTTGTTTTACAAAGACTAGTAGATAATGGAGATACTGTGCTTGTAATCGAACATAATTTAGATGTTATAAAAGCGGCAGACCATCTTATTGATTTAGGTCCAGAAGGCGGAGACAAAGGTGGAACGATTGTAGCAACTGGTACACCTGAACAATTATGTAAGGTTGAAGCATCTCATACAGGTAAGTATTTAAAAGTTGTATTAGAACGTGACAAAGCTAGAATGGAAAAACGAATGGCTTTGATGGAATCCTGA
- the uvrB gene encoding excinuclease ABC subunit UvrB, which produces MEQNFEVVSNYSPQGDQPNAIKQLVDGVKNGKEHQVLLGATGTGKTFTISNVIKEIGKPTLVFAHNKTLAGQLYSELKEFFPNNAVEYFVSYYDYFQPEAYVPQTDTYIEKDSSINDEIDKLRHSATSSLFERKDVIIVASVSCIYGLGSPEEYRELVCSLRIGMEISRDELLHKLVDIQYARNDIDFSRGTFRVRGDVVEIFPASRDEHCIRVEFFGDEIERIREVDALTGEILGDRDHVAIFPASHFVTREEKMKVAIKNIELELEERLKVMRENGKLLEAQRLEQRTRYDLEMMNEMGFCSGIENYSRHLTLRPPGSTPYTLLDYFPEDFLMVIDESHVTVPQIRGMFNGDQARKQVLVDHGFRLPSALDNRPLKFAEFEEKVQQTIYVTATPGPYELELCPEKVEQIIRPTGLLDPTIDVRPIEGQIDDLIDEVRNRIAKNERVLITTLTKKMSEDLTDYLKEIGIKVNYLHSEIKTLERIEIIRDLRLGKYDVLIGINLLREGIDIPEVSLVVILDADKEGFLRSERSLIQTIGRAARNSNGHVIMYADKMTNSMNIAINETKRRRIIQDEYNKKHGITPKTIIKQVRDVIRATAVAEEEEVYENGISAKYKKMNKKERHLFIQSIEMEMKDAAKALDFERATELRDLILELKSER; this is translated from the coding sequence ATGGAGCAGAATTTCGAGGTAGTTTCTAATTATTCACCTCAAGGTGACCAGCCAAATGCGATTAAGCAACTTGTAGATGGGGTCAAAAATGGTAAAGAGCATCAAGTTTTATTAGGTGCGACGGGTACGGGAAAAACGTTTACCATTTCAAATGTAATTAAGGAAATAGGAAAACCTACATTAGTATTTGCTCACAATAAAACATTAGCTGGACAATTATATAGTGAATTAAAAGAGTTTTTTCCTAATAATGCAGTTGAGTATTTTGTAAGTTACTATGACTACTTTCAGCCAGAAGCTTATGTACCTCAAACTGATACTTATATTGAGAAAGATTCAAGTATTAATGATGAGATTGATAAATTGCGTCACTCTGCGACTTCCTCCCTTTTTGAACGTAAGGATGTCATTATCGTAGCGAGTGTTTCTTGTATTTACGGTTTAGGTTCTCCGGAAGAATATCGTGAATTAGTTTGTTCTCTTCGTATTGGTATGGAAATTAGTAGGGACGAATTATTACATAAACTAGTAGATATTCAGTATGCACGTAATGATATTGACTTCTCACGTGGTACATTCCGAGTTCGTGGGGATGTTGTTGAAATTTTTCCTGCTTCACGTGATGAACACTGTATTCGTGTGGAGTTTTTTGGTGATGAAATTGAGAGAATTAGAGAAGTTGATGCATTAACGGGTGAGATTTTAGGTGATCGTGACCACGTTGCAATTTTCCCTGCATCCCACTTCGTTACACGTGAAGAAAAAATGAAAGTTGCCATTAAAAATATTGAACTTGAGCTAGAAGAACGTTTAAAGGTTATGAGAGAAAACGGTAAATTACTTGAAGCTCAAAGACTGGAGCAACGTACTAGATATGATCTTGAGATGATGAATGAGATGGGATTTTGTTCAGGTATCGAAAACTATTCCCGTCATCTGACGCTTAGGCCACCGGGTTCAACTCCTTATACATTATTAGATTATTTTCCGGAAGATTTCTTAATGGTTATCGATGAGTCACATGTTACTGTTCCGCAAATTCGAGGAATGTTTAACGGTGACCAAGCGAGAAAGCAAGTACTAGTAGATCATGGATTCCGTTTGCCATCAGCTTTGGATAATCGACCTTTAAAATTTGCGGAGTTTGAAGAAAAAGTTCAGCAAACAATATATGTCACAGCTACGCCTGGACCATACGAGCTAGAGTTGTGTCCAGAAAAAGTAGAACAAATTATTCGTCCGACAGGTCTATTAGATCCAACGATTGATGTTCGTCCGATTGAGGGGCAAATTGATGATCTTATTGATGAAGTTCGAAATCGTATTGCTAAAAATGAGAGAGTACTAATTACTACTCTTACGAAGAAAATGTCTGAAGACTTAACAGATTATTTAAAAGAAATCGGAATTAAAGTTAACTACTTACATTCGGAAATTAAAACGCTTGAACGAATTGAAATTATTCGTGATCTACGTTTAGGTAAATATGATGTATTGATTGGAATTAACCTTTTACGTGAAGGGATAGATATTCCAGAAGTTTCTTTAGTCGTTATATTAGATGCCGATAAAGAAGGGTTCTTACGTTCAGAACGATCGTTAATCCAAACAATTGGTCGAGCAGCAAGGAATTCAAATGGTCACGTAATTATGTATGCTGATAAAATGACGAACTCGATGAATATAGCTATTAATGAAACAAAGCGACGCCGTATAATTCAAGATGAATATAATAAAAAGCATGGCATTACGCCTAAAACAATCATAAAACAAGTACGCGATGTGATTCGTGCTACTGCAGTTGCTGAGGAAGAAGAAGTTTACGAAAATGGCATTAGTGCTAAATATAAGAAAATGAACAAAAAAGAGCGTCACTTATTTATCCAATCAATTGAAATGGAAATGAAAGACGCAGCGAAGGCGCTTGACTTTGAACGAGCAACAGAACTTCGTGACTTAATATTAGAATTGAAGTCTGAGAGGTGA
- a CDS encoding ABC transporter ATP-binding protein, producing the protein MIQVKNVSKKFGRKSVLRDISFTANKGEITCLIGINGVGKSTTMKAIMGITPIDRGEILIDGKKMNHSMYENITFIPDTLTMLPSFTVGEAMQFMKDFYVNWNEERAKELLGFFRLKEDEKLGELSKGNAAKANLLFGLGLDVDYVLMDEPFSGIDMFSREQIAKVFTSHLIEDRGVIITTHEISDIEHLIDKVVLLDNGEILKEFYTEELRLEEGKSVTDVMREVYQQ; encoded by the coding sequence ATGATTCAAGTAAAAAATGTTTCAAAAAAATTTGGTCGAAAAAGTGTATTACGTGATATTTCCTTCACTGCAAATAAAGGAGAAATAACATGTTTAATAGGTATTAACGGTGTGGGGAAGTCCACAACGATGAAAGCAATCATGGGAATCACGCCAATTGATCGCGGTGAAATTTTAATAGATGGTAAAAAAATGAATCATTCGATGTATGAGAATATCACGTTTATTCCAGATACACTTACAATGCTTCCTAGCTTTACAGTTGGTGAAGCAATGCAATTTATGAAGGATTTTTATGTAAATTGGAACGAAGAACGTGCTAAAGAACTACTTGGATTTTTCCGTTTAAAAGAAGATGAAAAACTAGGTGAACTTTCAAAAGGTAATGCTGCAAAAGCAAATTTACTATTTGGATTAGGGTTAGATGTAGATTATGTTCTAATGGATGAGCCTTTTTCTGGAATCGATATGTTTAGTAGAGAGCAAATTGCAAAAGTGTTTACGAGTCACTTGATTGAAGATCGTGGAGTAATTATAACAACACATGAAATTAGTGATATTGAACATTTAATCGATAAGGTCGTTTTATTGGATAACGGCGAAATTCTTAAAGAGTTTTATACAGAAGAATTACGATTAGAAGAAGGTAAATCAGTAACGGATGTAATGAGAGAGGTGTATCAGCAATGA
- a CDS encoding GntR family transcriptional regulator → MEFIVNNREPVYLQVVRHFKQQIAKRLVEAGQEIPSRRELAVQFNINPNTVQKAYKEMEEQGLITTERNFPSKITTDIQVLNGVRNELIMEAVNDFVDSIKVINVPVEELLTMVKQNYEQKIKEEKKGEA, encoded by the coding sequence ATGGAATTTATAGTGAATAACCGTGAACCAGTTTATCTACAGGTTGTTAGGCATTTTAAACAGCAAATTGCAAAAAGACTAGTAGAAGCAGGTCAAGAAATACCATCAAGAAGAGAATTAGCTGTTCAATTTAATATAAATCCAAATACTGTACAAAAAGCATACAAGGAAATGGAGGAACAAGGATTGATTACGACTGAACGAAATTTCCCTAGTAAAATTACGACAGATATACAAGTGTTAAATGGAGTAAGAAATGAACTGATTATGGAAGCTGTAAATGATTTCGTAGATTCAATTAAAGTAATTAATGTCCCGGTAGAAGAATTACTTACAATGGTTAAGCAAAACTATGAACAAAAGATAAAAGAAGAAAAGAAAGGAGAGGCTTAA
- a CDS encoding transcriptional regulator, with protein MGNIIILVLVFIVLITQSIMLFTKAKKRNRSAWLWGLLGIIQFPWPSIFFYFLVVRKDRKKLI; from the coding sequence ATGGGGAATATTATTATTTTAGTTTTAGTATTTATCGTTTTAATAACTCAAAGTATCATGCTTTTTACAAAAGCTAAAAAGAGAAATCGTTCGGCGTGGTTATGGGGCTTATTAGGAATAATCCAATTTCCTTGGCCAAGTATATTTTTTTACTTTTTAGTTGTTAGAAAGGATCGAAAAAAACTAATTTAA
- a CDS encoding YxlC family protein produces MDKEEIVSALKQFDELVDIHEPSINSITEKLQLHQEKKKTIFFKELVLFICVACSLFASILLIALKVPVSIVIFQGLGFIALPIIFKRDKKKIESEWN; encoded by the coding sequence ATGGATAAAGAAGAAATAGTGTCGGCACTGAAACAGTTTGATGAATTAGTGGATATTCATGAGCCATCAATCAATTCGATTACAGAAAAACTTCAATTACATCAGGAAAAAAAGAAAACTATTTTTTTTAAAGAACTAGTTCTGTTCATTTGTGTGGCATGCAGTTTGTTTGCAAGTATACTTCTCATAGCGCTAAAAGTACCAGTAAGTATCGTTATTTTTCAAGGTTTAGGATTTATTGCACTACCAATTATTTTTAAACGAGATAAAAAGAAAATCGAAAGTGAGTGGAATTAG
- the sigY gene encoding RNA polymerase sigma factor SigY, with amino-acid sequence MAEIDELETIKQAQQGDQKAFAKLFQTHYSFLYKYVLKMTLNQETAEDLVQDTMLKGYDNIKKYNGQSKFSTWLITIATRLYIDQQRKKKREWFWQKNESEELSRSLNWQLAYKGFEWSDIMEGFEKLKSEVRAAILLKYYYGYTNEEIGNMMGIREGTVKSRIHNGMKELRKELMQNG; translated from the coding sequence ATGGCTGAAATTGATGAATTAGAAACTATAAAGCAAGCTCAGCAAGGTGACCAAAAAGCCTTCGCTAAACTTTTTCAAACCCATTACTCCTTTTTATATAAATACGTATTAAAGATGACGCTAAATCAAGAAACTGCAGAAGATTTAGTACAGGATACAATGCTAAAAGGTTATGACAATATAAAGAAATACAACGGTCAATCCAAATTTTCAACTTGGCTTATTACGATTGCTACTAGACTTTATATAGATCAACAAAGAAAGAAAAAGCGAGAATGGTTTTGGCAGAAAAATGAGTCTGAAGAATTATCACGTTCCTTAAATTGGCAGTTAGCTTATAAAGGATTTGAGTGGAGTGATATTATGGAAGGCTTTGAAAAGCTTAAATCAGAAGTGCGAGCGGCTATTTTATTAAAGTATTATTATGGCTATACGAATGAAGAAATTGGAAATATGATGGGAATTCGAGAAGGAACGGTTAAATCAAGAATTCACAATGGGATGAAGGAATTAAGAAAGGAGTTAATGCAAAATGGATAA
- a CDS encoding flavin reductase family protein, whose amino-acid sequence MKSFSPADLSDRDNYKFLIGGIIPRPIAFVTTESNENVLNGAPFSYFNIVTSNPPMISVSVQRQNGKQKDTARNAIEKKEFVIHIVDESNVEAINKTAAALPPTESEVELAGLTPVASVKVSVPGVKESKIRMECVLEQAIPLGKDNEACDLLIGKVVHFHIEDEIYENGRIDANGLKAISRLAGNDYAKVGEMFTIERPE is encoded by the coding sequence ATGAAGTCTTTTTCTCCAGCAGATTTAAGTGATCGTGATAATTATAAATTCTTAATTGGTGGGATTATCCCAAGACCAATTGCTTTTGTAACAACTGAATCAAATGAAAATGTATTAAACGGAGCACCATTTAGTTATTTCAACATTGTCACATCTAATCCACCGATGATTTCTGTATCTGTTCAACGACAAAATGGTAAACAAAAGGATACAGCTAGAAATGCGATCGAGAAAAAAGAGTTCGTCATTCATATAGTTGATGAATCAAATGTTGAAGCAATTAATAAAACAGCTGCTGCACTACCACCAACAGAGAGTGAGGTCGAATTAGCAGGACTTACTCCAGTTGCCAGTGTAAAGGTTTCAGTGCCAGGAGTAAAAGAATCGAAAATTAGAATGGAATGTGTATTAGAACAAGCAATTCCATTAGGTAAAGATAATGAAGCCTGTGATTTACTTATTGGAAAAGTCGTTCATTTTCATATAGAAGATGAAATTTATGAAAACGGACGTATTGATGCGAATGGTTTAAAAGCAATCAGCCGTTTAGCAGGAAATGATTATGCTAAAGTTGGGGAAATGTTTACGATTGAACGTCCTGAATAA
- a CDS encoding alpha/beta hydrolase — translation MKHVFIKGSNPSKPTFLLLHGTGGNEHDLLPIAGMIDDEASVLSVRGNVSENGMPRFFKRLAEGVFDMEDLVFRTKELKDFIDSASSEHGFDLNNIIAIGYSNGANIAGSLLFHYENIFQGAMLLHPMVPIRDLELPIMKEVSVFIGAGKNDPICLPQETEELATLLDGAGAKVITHWENMGHSLTRSEIEAATDWYKNNF, via the coding sequence ATGAAACACGTATTTATTAAAGGAAGTAATCCTTCTAAGCCAACATTCTTATTACTTCATGGTACTGGTGGGAATGAACACGATCTATTACCTATTGCGGGTATGATTGATGATGAAGCTTCTGTTTTATCTGTTAGAGGAAATGTGAGTGAAAATGGAATGCCACGTTTTTTTAAGAGATTAGCTGAAGGAGTATTTGATATGGAAGATTTAGTTTTCCGTACAAAAGAATTGAAAGATTTTATTGATTCAGCTTCTTCAGAACATGGATTTGATTTAAATAATATTATTGCGATTGGTTATTCGAATGGTGCTAACATTGCTGGTAGTCTACTGTTCCATTATGAAAATATATTTCAAGGCGCAATGCTATTACATCCAATGGTACCAATTCGTGATTTAGAATTACCTATAATGAAAGAAGTGTCAGTCTTTATTGGAGCAGGTAAAAATGATCCGATTTGTTTACCACAAGAAACAGAAGAATTAGCGACATTGTTAGATGGTGCTGGTGCGAAAGTAATTACTCATTGGGAAAATATGGGGCATAGTTTAACGAGATCGGAAATTGAAGCAGCAACTGATTGGTACAAAAATAACTTTTAA
- a CDS encoding ring-cleaving dioxygenase, translating into MEKMKGIHHITAIVGDPQENMDFYAGILGLRFVKKTINFDDPGTYHFYFGNEGAKPGTIITFFPWANAYRGKVGSGQVGKTTFLIPASSMAFWETRLASFNINTNKVSRFGETFLQFEDFHGLQLELVEREEGTENTWEFNGVTKDVAIKGFGGAVLYSGAPHKTAELLENVMELESLGQDGNYLRFKAAGDIGNIIDIELAAVGRGAMGVGTVHHIAWRASNDEEHVKWQHKIHDHQYGVTEIKDRNYFNAIYFRENGGLLFEIATDPPGFMIDEKKDHLGEQLMLPKWQEPNRETIENQLQPIIIREVKGE; encoded by the coding sequence ATGGAAAAAATGAAAGGAATACATCATATTACCGCCATAGTTGGTGACCCTCAGGAAAATATGGACTTTTATGCGGGGATTTTAGGATTACGTTTTGTGAAAAAAACAATTAATTTTGATGATCCAGGGACGTATCACTTTTATTTTGGAAATGAGGGCGCAAAACCAGGGACGATTATAACGTTTTTCCCTTGGGCAAATGCATACAGAGGAAAAGTTGGAAGTGGCCAAGTAGGGAAAACAACATTCTTAATCCCAGCTAGCTCGATGGCTTTTTGGGAAACTCGTTTAGCCTCTTTTAATATTAATACAAATAAAGTTAGTCGATTTGGAGAAACATTTCTTCAATTTGAAGACTTTCATGGTTTACAGCTTGAATTAGTTGAAAGAGAAGAGGGTACTGAAAATACTTGGGAGTTTAATGGAGTTACTAAGGATGTAGCGATTAAAGGGTTTGGTGGAGCAGTTTTATATTCTGGTGCACCTCATAAAACAGCAGAGCTATTGGAAAACGTTATGGAATTAGAAAGTTTAGGCCAAGATGGAAACTATTTACGCTTTAAGGCTGCTGGAGATATTGGAAATATTATTGATATCGAATTAGCAGCAGTAGGAAGAGGAGCTATGGGAGTAGGAACTGTCCATCATATTGCATGGAGAGCTAGTAACGATGAAGAACATGTAAAATGGCAGCATAAGATACATGACCATCAATATGGAGTAACTGAAATAAAAGATCGAAATTACTTTAATGCAATCTATTTTCGTGAAAATGGTGGATTATTATTTGAAATCGCAACTGATCCACCTGGATTTATGATTGATGAGAAAAAAGACCATTTAGGAGAACAGCTAATGCTTCCAAAATGGCAGGAACCTAATCGTGAAACAATCGAAAATCAACTACAACCGATAATTATAAGAGAAGTGAAAGGAGAATAA
- a CDS encoding MarR family transcriptional regulator: MLNSHNEVSANKSKNLAVLLWFRLARFYLKNVRESNNQLKKWGLTTAQFDVIVHVGRNKRLTQQELADKLVVTKGNVTHLLKKMEELQWIKREVEWKNKYLSLTEIGQKMYEEIVPTQDQFQQTQFSKLTDGEQQQLLDLLRKLNK; this comes from the coding sequence ATGTTAAATAGTCATAATGAAGTTTCTGCAAATAAATCAAAAAATTTAGCAGTTTTACTTTGGTTTCGATTAGCGCGTTTTTATCTTAAAAATGTTAGGGAATCTAATAATCAATTGAAGAAATGGGGACTGACGACTGCTCAATTTGATGTAATTGTTCATGTGGGTAGGAATAAGCGTCTAACCCAGCAGGAATTAGCAGATAAATTAGTCGTTACAAAAGGAAATGTAACTCATTTATTAAAGAAGATGGAAGAATTGCAGTGGATTAAAAGAGAAGTAGAATGGAAAAACAAGTATCTTTCATTAACAGAAATAGGTCAAAAAATGTATGAAGAGATTGTACCTACTCAAGATCAATTTCAACAAACCCAGTTCAGCAAATTAACGGATGGAGAGCAACAACAACTACTTGATTTATTAAGGAAATTAAATAAATAA
- a CDS encoding polysaccharide deacetylase family protein: protein MKKRLLKIIVSIVILFLVLYGLYKLMNARSFQLFGGLTNEVHTNQKVVALTFDDGPTKNVDQILPLLDQYNAKATFFLIGNEIKKNPEEAKKIVDAGQQIGNHTYSHKRMVLKSPSYVKGEIEKTDKLIRKAGYKGEIDFRPPNGKKLFGLPYYLHKHYRDTITWNIEPDTFYTNTADKLNYVKKNIKPGSIILIHPMYDKTGKELATIKGILDLLSNEGYKFVTVNELQKLKDK, encoded by the coding sequence ATGAAAAAACGACTACTAAAAATAATTGTAAGTATTGTCATTTTGTTTCTTGTCTTATATGGATTGTATAAGCTAATGAATGCAAGATCTTTTCAACTATTTGGAGGATTAACTAACGAGGTACATACAAACCAAAAAGTAGTGGCTCTTACATTTGATGACGGTCCAACTAAAAATGTTGATCAAATTCTACCTCTTCTAGACCAATATAATGCAAAAGCTACCTTTTTTCTAATCGGCAATGAAATTAAAAAGAATCCAGAGGAAGCTAAAAAAATCGTAGATGCAGGACAACAGATTGGTAACCATACGTACTCTCATAAGAGAATGGTGCTAAAATCACCTTCCTACGTTAAAGGCGAAATTGAAAAAACAGACAAATTAATTCGCAAAGCAGGCTATAAAGGTGAAATCGACTTCCGTCCTCCGAATGGAAAAAAACTATTTGGTTTACCGTATTACTTGCATAAGCATTATCGAGATACAATTACGTGGAATATAGAACCAGATACTTTTTACACGAATACTGCGGACAAATTAAATTATGTAAAGAAAAATATTAAACCAGGTTCAATTATTTTAATTCATCCGATGTATGATAAAACTGGTAAAGAATTGGCGACAATTAAAGGGATTTTAGATTTACTATCTAATGAAGGATATAAGTTTGTCACAGTGAATGAACTTCAGAAACTAAAAGACAAGTAG